In Kocuria turfanensis, a single genomic region encodes these proteins:
- a CDS encoding GAF and ANTAR domain-containing protein — MILPRPRTDLPELGEVAQALTRLGERLGAGPADSLVDAVVRCAVEWVEGARWASVTILQQGSFRTLGHTGPEAAAADALQYELRSGPCVDAVLDGSVLVSGDLAHDDRWPGYGPRAVREVGVTSVLSHRLRLIGDPELIASLNLYSDAPDAFDEHAVWAGTLLATHAGLGISVAVTHQRAAHLETALRTNREIGTAIGILMARHRVTREQAQELLRLASQDTNRKMSEIAAEVVRTGELSLPRRPPSGGS; from the coding sequence GTGATCCTTCCCCGCCCGCGCACCGACCTCCCCGAGCTGGGCGAGGTCGCCCAGGCCCTGACGCGCCTGGGCGAGAGGCTGGGGGCCGGCCCCGCCGACTCGCTGGTCGACGCGGTCGTCCGGTGCGCGGTGGAGTGGGTGGAGGGCGCGCGCTGGGCCAGCGTCACCATCCTGCAGCAGGGCAGCTTCCGGACGCTGGGCCACACCGGCCCGGAGGCCGCCGCCGCCGACGCCCTGCAGTACGAGCTGCGCTCGGGTCCGTGCGTCGACGCGGTCCTGGACGGCAGCGTCCTCGTCTCGGGGGACCTCGCCCACGACGACCGCTGGCCCGGCTACGGGCCCCGGGCCGTCCGCGAGGTCGGCGTCACCAGCGTCCTGTCCCACCGGCTGCGGCTGATCGGGGACCCGGAGCTGATCGCCTCCCTGAACCTCTACTCGGACGCGCCGGACGCCTTCGACGAGCACGCCGTGTGGGCCGGGACGCTGCTCGCCACGCACGCGGGCCTGGGCATCTCGGTGGCGGTCACCCACCAGCGGGCCGCCCACCTGGAGACGGCCCTGCGCACGAACCGGGAGATCGGGACGGCGATCGGCATCCTCATGGCCCGGCACCGGGTCACCCGCGAGCAGGCCCAGGAGCTGCTGCGGCTGGCCAGCCAGGACACCAACCGCAAGATGAGCGAGATCGCCGCCGAGGTGGTGCGGACGGGGGAGCTCTCCCTGCCCCGCCGGCCTCCGTCCGGCGGGTCCTGA
- a CDS encoding NAD(P)/FAD-dependent oxidoreductase, with protein sequence MDHDVIVVGAGLSGLQCARLLEQHGLDVAVLEASDGVGGRVRTDLVDGFRCDRGFQVLNPAYTELRRSVEVAALGLQPFDAAAGVPRGDGIDVLADPRRVPRRLVETLRSPCVELRRLPALLAWLAPGLDPSARRQEEHDRPWHEALDRAGVRGPLRDLVLEPFLAGVILEDEGRTSAAFVRELVGWFLLGTPGLPAGGMGALPEWIHDGLRAPAVLGTRVRALERTGTGWSVGAGDGTWRAPSVVVATEGPAAAGLLDLPATPMKGEATWWFAAESAPSELACLVLPGRTGGPLVDTAVVSSAAPSYAPDGRALVQASALLPRGAALPAEADVRRQLSRIWGADASAWDLLTVHEIRDALPEQPPGRVADRPAALGDGLYVCGDHRTTGSTQGALASGRRAAEAVLA encoded by the coding sequence GTGGACCATGACGTGATCGTCGTCGGCGCCGGACTGTCCGGTCTGCAGTGCGCCCGCCTGCTCGAGCAGCACGGTCTGGACGTCGCGGTCCTCGAGGCCTCCGACGGGGTCGGGGGCCGGGTGCGCACCGACCTGGTCGACGGCTTCCGCTGCGACCGCGGCTTCCAGGTGCTCAACCCCGCCTACACCGAGCTGCGGCGCAGCGTGGAGGTCGCGGCACTGGGCCTGCAGCCCTTCGACGCGGCGGCCGGGGTCCCCCGCGGCGACGGGATCGACGTCCTGGCCGACCCGCGGCGGGTCCCCCGCCGTCTGGTGGAGACCCTGCGCAGCCCCTGCGTGGAGCTGCGGCGGCTGCCGGCCCTGCTGGCCTGGCTCGCCCCCGGCCTGGACCCCAGCGCGCGGCGGCAGGAGGAGCACGACCGGCCGTGGCACGAGGCCCTCGACCGCGCCGGGGTGCGCGGCCCGCTGCGGGACCTGGTGCTCGAGCCCTTCCTGGCGGGGGTGATCCTGGAGGACGAGGGCCGCACCTCCGCCGCCTTCGTGCGGGAGCTGGTGGGCTGGTTCCTGCTCGGCACCCCGGGCCTGCCGGCCGGCGGGATGGGCGCGCTGCCGGAGTGGATCCACGACGGGCTGCGCGCGCCCGCCGTCCTGGGCACCCGCGTCCGGGCCCTGGAGCGCACCGGCACCGGCTGGTCCGTGGGCGCCGGGGACGGCACCTGGCGGGCGCCCTCCGTGGTCGTGGCCACGGAGGGCCCGGCCGCGGCCGGGCTGCTCGATCTGCCGGCCACCCCGATGAAGGGCGAGGCCACGTGGTGGTTCGCGGCGGAGTCCGCCCCCTCCGAGCTGGCGTGCCTGGTGCTGCCCGGCCGCACCGGCGGACCCCTCGTCGACACCGCCGTGGTGAGCAGCGCGGCCCCCAGCTACGCCCCGGACGGCCGGGCCCTCGTCCAGGCCAGCGCCCTCCTGCCGCGCGGCGCCGCACTGCCCGCGGAGGCCGACGTGCGGCGCCAGCTGAGCCGGATCTGGGGGGCGGACGCCTCCGCGTGGGACCTGCTCACCGTGCACGAGATCCGCGACGCCCTGCCCGAGCAGCCGCCCGGGCGCGTGGCCGACCGCCCCGCCGCGCTCGGTGACGGCCTCTACGTGTGCGGTGACCACCGCACCACCGGGTCGACGCAGGGCGCCCTGGCCTCCGGGCGCCGGGCCGCGGAGGCGGTCCTCGCCTGA
- a CDS encoding type III polyketide synthase, protein MTPALLSLGTALPPHVLEQTDAQDLYQAQPGTDRLNARLLRTVFGASGVARRHTVLSELVDHDARDGSPYITGDGRFRAPLTGARNRTYMEEAPGLFAEAAQDALARCPAVDPASITDVVTVSCTGFFAPGPDYHLVRDLGLNPATRRSHIGFMGCHGGLIGLRQAAAIATADPDAVVLLVAVELCTLHLRPARDADAIRGAALFADGAAAALVGSRVPDGCVPLLQLDRFRTLVIPDGEQAMAWTIGDSGFEMILGAAVPQVLEDNIHAALEALLEGPDGAVDRGSITDWALHPGGRGILDKLEHTLGLPPEALRESRDVLATRGNMSSVTVLHVLRQVIDEAPPGEDRTVCALAFGPGLTVESALFTIPARPAAPAAHAHPAAAVPTR, encoded by the coding sequence ATGACGCCCGCACTCCTGTCCCTCGGCACGGCCCTTCCGCCGCACGTGCTCGAGCAGACCGACGCCCAGGACCTCTACCAGGCCCAGCCCGGCACCGACCGGCTCAACGCCCGGCTGCTGCGCACGGTGTTCGGCGCCTCCGGGGTCGCGCGCCGGCACACGGTGCTCTCCGAGCTGGTCGACCACGACGCCCGGGACGGATCGCCCTACATCACCGGGGACGGCCGGTTCCGGGCGCCGCTCACCGGTGCCCGCAACCGCACCTACATGGAGGAGGCCCCCGGCCTGTTCGCCGAGGCCGCCCAAGACGCGCTGGCCCGCTGCCCCGCGGTCGACCCCGCCTCCATCACCGACGTGGTCACCGTCTCCTGCACCGGCTTCTTCGCCCCCGGGCCCGACTACCACCTGGTGCGGGACCTCGGGCTCAACCCCGCCACGCGCCGGTCGCACATCGGCTTCATGGGCTGCCACGGCGGGCTGATCGGGCTGCGGCAGGCGGCGGCCATCGCCACCGCGGACCCGGACGCGGTGGTGCTGCTCGTGGCCGTGGAGCTGTGCACGCTGCACCTGCGCCCGGCCCGGGACGCGGACGCCATCCGGGGCGCCGCCCTCTTCGCCGACGGCGCGGCGGCGGCCCTGGTCGGCTCGCGGGTCCCGGACGGGTGCGTGCCGCTGCTGCAGCTCGACCGGTTCCGCACCCTCGTCATCCCCGACGGCGAGCAGGCGATGGCGTGGACCATCGGTGACTCCGGGTTCGAGATGATCCTCGGCGCGGCCGTGCCGCAGGTGCTGGAGGACAACATCCACGCCGCCCTGGAGGCCCTGCTGGAGGGACCGGACGGTGCGGTGGACCGCGGGAGCATCACCGACTGGGCCCTGCACCCGGGCGGCCGGGGGATCCTCGACAAGCTCGAGCACACGCTGGGCCTGCCTCCCGAGGCGCTGCGCGAGTCCCGGGACGTGCTCGCCACCCGCGGGAACATGAGCAGCGTGACCGTCCTGCACGTGCTGCGCCAGGTGATCGACGAGGCCCCGCCGGGCGAGGACCGCACCGTGTGCGCCCTGGCCTTCGGCCCCGGGCTGACCGTGGAGTCGGCACTGTTCACGATCCCCGCCCGCCCCGCGGCACCCGCCGCGCACGCCCACCCGGCCGCGGCCGTCCCGACCCGCTAG
- a CDS encoding malonic semialdehyde reductase produces MTADVLQDRTVLDAPSADLLFHQARTASEFLDEPVGDEQLRAIFDLAKMGPTAMNIQPLRVTWIRSAEAKERLLPLLAEGNRAKTAGAPVVAVLSYDADWHEHLPVVFPPAAGNQAVFAGNEELRDRMGRDNAHLQAGYFVLAVRAVGLAAGPMGGFDAPGVDAAFHAGTSLRSFMVVNIGAPAAPRHDRLPRLDFDAATTTV; encoded by the coding sequence ATGACCGCCGACGTCCTCCAGGACCGGACCGTCCTCGACGCCCCCTCCGCTGATCTCCTCTTCCACCAGGCCCGCACCGCCTCGGAGTTCCTCGACGAGCCCGTCGGCGACGAGCAGCTGCGCGCGATCTTCGACCTCGCCAAGATGGGCCCCACGGCCATGAACATCCAGCCGCTGCGCGTGACCTGGATCCGCTCCGCGGAGGCCAAGGAGCGCCTGCTCCCCCTCCTGGCCGAGGGCAACCGGGCCAAAACGGCCGGCGCCCCCGTGGTCGCCGTGCTCAGCTACGACGCCGACTGGCACGAGCACCTGCCCGTGGTGTTCCCGCCCGCCGCCGGCAACCAGGCGGTGTTCGCCGGCAACGAGGAGCTGCGCGACCGGATGGGCCGGGACAACGCCCACCTGCAGGCCGGGTACTTCGTGCTGGCCGTGCGCGCCGTGGGCCTGGCCGCGGGCCCCATGGGCGGCTTCGACGCCCCCGGGGTGGACGCCGCGTTCCACGCCGGGACCAGCCTGCGCTCGTTCATGGTCGTGAACATCGGCGCCCCCGCCGCCCCGCGCCACGACCGGCTGCCGCGGCTGGACTTCGACGCCGCCACGACCACCGTCTGA
- a CDS encoding DoxX family protein, which yields MSSAPAAARRALLLGGALTGMGLLHFARPAPFDGLIPRALPGPARAWTLGSGVAELGVGALLLHPRTRRGGGWAAAALFVGVWPGNVTMAWRARRASPARRVVAIVRLPLQLPLIGAALRVAREA from the coding sequence ATGTCCTCCGCTCCGGCCGCCGCCCGCCGCGCCCTGCTCCTGGGCGGGGCCCTGACCGGGATGGGGCTCCTGCACTTCGCGCGCCCGGCGCCCTTCGACGGGCTGATCCCGCGGGCCCTGCCCGGCCCCGCCCGGGCGTGGACCCTGGGCTCCGGCGTGGCGGAGCTGGGGGTCGGTGCACTGCTGCTGCACCCGCGCACCCGGCGCGGCGGGGGCTGGGCCGCGGCGGCCCTGTTCGTGGGGGTGTGGCCGGGCAACGTCACCATGGCCTGGCGCGCCCGCCGGGCCTCGCCGGCGCGGCGAGTCGTGGCGATCGTGCGGCTGCCGCTGCAGCTGCCGCTGATCGGCGCGGCGCTGCGCGTGGCCCGGGAGGCCTGA
- a CDS encoding S8 family serine peptidase, whose product MTPTRSTTISLALAAALALVPLGPAAAAALPQPGPEAAPPATTPAEGTDRVVVKFRDGTVPEGSRDDVYARAAERAGGSGLAETTTTADGAQVLRTGGMLAGAELEALTAALEQDPAVEYAAPDLLAGTAAVPDDPSYTALQWSLWDDPAGLGMPAAWDLATGAGQTIAVVDTGITAHPDLDANVLPGYDFVSTAENGRDGDGWDADPSDEGDYPDAVLCPASPMPTASTWHGTHTAGIAAADADNGQGIAGVAPDARILPVRAVGACSQGYITDVAAGVTWASGAAVPGVPANPNPATVINLSLGVPGECPPVLQTAIDEALTRGIPVVVAAGNQGMDAARSAPANCAGVISVAATDVSGALAPYSNFGSVTLAAPGGDPYAQILSTGNAGAQTPAGPAYTERNGTSMAAPAVSGVVALLRQRSPELGVDGIRAALTGTARQAPGGCAAGCGAGIVDPVSALVQAQGGEPFGTGGGIGALHRKIAASAGEPRSRELCALGGNPCFQEFANGWIVWSAGTGARWTSALPAQWWGIASAG is encoded by the coding sequence GTGACGCCCACTCGCAGCACCACCATCTCCCTGGCACTGGCTGCCGCTCTCGCACTCGTCCCGCTGGGCCCCGCCGCGGCGGCCGCGCTCCCGCAGCCCGGCCCGGAGGCCGCGCCCCCGGCCACCACGCCGGCGGAGGGCACCGACCGCGTCGTCGTGAAGTTCCGCGACGGGACCGTTCCGGAGGGCTCCCGGGACGACGTCTACGCGCGGGCCGCGGAGCGCGCCGGGGGCAGCGGGCTCGCCGAGACCACGACCACCGCGGACGGCGCCCAGGTGCTGCGCACCGGCGGGATGCTCGCCGGTGCCGAGCTCGAGGCCCTGACCGCGGCCCTGGAGCAGGACCCCGCCGTGGAGTACGCGGCGCCGGACCTGCTGGCCGGCACGGCCGCCGTGCCGGACGACCCGTCCTACACCGCCCTGCAGTGGAGCCTGTGGGACGACCCGGCCGGGCTGGGCATGCCCGCCGCGTGGGACCTGGCCACCGGGGCCGGGCAGACCATCGCCGTGGTGGACACCGGCATCACCGCGCACCCGGACCTGGACGCCAACGTCCTGCCCGGCTACGACTTCGTCTCCACGGCCGAGAACGGGCGGGACGGCGACGGGTGGGACGCGGACCCGTCCGACGAGGGCGACTACCCGGACGCGGTCCTGTGCCCCGCCAGCCCCATGCCGACGGCCTCCACCTGGCACGGCACCCACACGGCCGGCATCGCCGCGGCCGACGCCGACAACGGGCAGGGCATCGCCGGGGTGGCCCCGGACGCCCGGATCCTCCCCGTGCGCGCCGTGGGCGCCTGCAGCCAGGGCTACATCACCGACGTCGCCGCGGGCGTCACGTGGGCCAGCGGCGCCGCGGTGCCGGGCGTGCCCGCCAACCCGAACCCGGCCACGGTCATCAACCTCAGCCTCGGCGTCCCGGGGGAGTGCCCGCCGGTCCTGCAGACGGCGATCGACGAGGCCCTGACGCGCGGCATCCCGGTGGTCGTGGCCGCCGGGAACCAGGGGATGGACGCCGCCCGGTCGGCGCCGGCCAACTGCGCCGGGGTCATCTCGGTCGCCGCCACGGACGTCTCCGGCGCGCTGGCCCCCTACTCCAACTTCGGCTCGGTGACGCTCGCCGCCCCCGGCGGCGACCCGTACGCGCAGATCCTGTCCACCGGCAACGCCGGGGCCCAGACGCCGGCCGGACCGGCGTACACCGAGCGCAACGGCACCTCCATGGCCGCGCCGGCCGTCTCCGGCGTGGTGGCCCTGCTCCGCCAGCGGTCTCCGGAGCTCGGCGTGGACGGGATCCGCGCCGCCCTGACCGGCACGGCCCGGCAGGCCCCGGGCGGCTGCGCCGCCGGCTGCGGCGCCGGCATCGTGGACCCCGTCTCCGCGCTGGTCCAGGCGCAGGGCGGGGAGCCCTTCGGCACCGGAGGCGGTATCGGCGCCCTGCACCGCAAGATCGCCGCGAGCGCCGGTGAGCCCCGCTCACGGGAGCTGTGCGCGCTCGGCGGGAACCCGTGCTTCCAGGAGTTCGCCAACGGGTGGATCGTGTGGAGCGCCGGCACGGGCGCCCGCTGGACGTCGGCCCTGCCGGCGCAGTGGTGGGGGATCGCCTCCGCCGGCTGA
- a CDS encoding S8 family serine peptidase, which translates to MTSFHGRALPGALSGLLAAALVLTPFAGTAPAQARPRPEHPVPAATAPGAAAPADTATTAQHPPVPADRHGAGAGEPAGGGTDRVVVKFRAGADPAPRVRERVYRAAAERAERDGAAEGRRPDPAPELEEIAESVGAAKVVAADEFLDAAEAEALAGALEQDPAVEYAEPDHLVGVASVPDDPYYAPSQWNLHPTRAGLGLPRAWDRATGAGQTIAIVDTGITAHPDLDAGILPGYDFVTHFERGVPRGNSRDGDGWDPDPRDEGDHAGADECRPGAAAVPSSWHGTHTAGTAAARGGNATGVAGVAYDARILPVRALGACGEGYVSDIAVAVAWAAGHDVGSGVPVNPHRATVVNLSLSFLSSSCPAVLQEAVDRALSAGTSVVVAAGNHDRDARTESPANCRGVISVAASTAYGTRAPYSNWGAVTLTAPGGDVSRAVWSTTNSGLTRPGAGSYAGKYGTSMASPTVAGVVALLRQAAPGLTPAQVKSHLVATARPLPGQCPGGCGAGLVDPAAAVSRATVQQGHTTRGAIGRLHERIRSATGEPLSPEVCGLPQGGCSQEFARGAIYWTAATGAHWVHGAVRGAWNRSGGVGGHLGYPRSGERGDGAGGVHQSFQRGRTVWSPGTGAAVLRGAIGARYAATGGERGVLGHPLGDERGGPAGGARQVFERGRILWSPATGAHAVRGAIGRAHADLGGEAGRLGYPVGPERSSGGATVQHFQGGTVLYRQGRITVASG; encoded by the coding sequence ATGACGTCCTTCCACGGCCGCGCCCTGCCCGGCGCGCTGTCCGGCCTCCTCGCGGCCGCCCTGGTCCTCACCCCGTTCGCCGGCACGGCCCCCGCGCAGGCCCGGCCCCGCCCCGAGCACCCCGTCCCGGCGGCCACCGCGCCCGGGGCCGCAGCGCCGGCGGACACCGCCACGACCGCCCAGCACCCACCCGTGCCCGCGGACCGGCACGGCGCCGGGGCGGGCGAGCCGGCCGGGGGCGGGACCGACCGCGTCGTCGTGAAGTTCCGGGCGGGCGCGGACCCCGCCCCGCGGGTCCGCGAGCGGGTCTACCGGGCCGCCGCCGAGCGGGCCGAGCGGGACGGCGCGGCGGAGGGCCGGCGCCCGGACCCGGCGCCGGAGCTGGAGGAGATCGCCGAGAGCGTGGGGGCGGCGAAGGTCGTGGCGGCGGACGAGTTCCTCGACGCGGCGGAGGCCGAGGCGCTGGCCGGCGCCCTCGAGCAGGACCCGGCGGTCGAGTACGCCGAGCCCGACCACCTGGTCGGCGTCGCCTCGGTGCCCGACGACCCCTACTATGCGCCGTCGCAGTGGAACCTGCACCCCACGCGGGCAGGCCTCGGCCTGCCCCGCGCGTGGGACCGGGCGACCGGTGCGGGGCAGACCATCGCGATCGTGGACACCGGGATCACGGCCCACCCCGACCTGGACGCCGGGATCCTGCCGGGCTACGACTTCGTCACCCACTTCGAGCGCGGTGTGCCGCGGGGCAACTCCCGCGACGGCGACGGATGGGACCCGGACCCCCGGGACGAGGGGGACCACGCCGGCGCGGACGAGTGCCGGCCCGGGGCCGCGGCCGTGCCCTCCTCCTGGCACGGCACCCACACGGCCGGCACCGCGGCGGCGCGCGGCGGCAACGCGACCGGCGTGGCCGGCGTGGCCTACGACGCGCGGATCCTGCCGGTGCGCGCCCTGGGCGCCTGCGGCGAGGGCTACGTGTCGGACATCGCCGTGGCCGTCGCCTGGGCCGCCGGCCACGACGTCGGCAGCGGGGTGCCGGTGAACCCCCACCGCGCCACCGTGGTGAACCTCAGCCTCAGCTTCCTCTCCAGCAGCTGCCCGGCCGTCCTGCAGGAGGCCGTGGACCGGGCGCTCTCCGCCGGGACGAGCGTGGTCGTGGCGGCCGGCAACCACGACCGGGACGCGCGCACGGAGTCCCCGGCCAACTGCCGGGGCGTGATCTCCGTGGCCGCCTCCACCGCCTACGGCACCCGCGCCCCGTACTCCAACTGGGGGGCGGTCACCCTGACGGCCCCCGGCGGGGACGTCTCGCGCGCGGTGTGGTCGACCACGAACAGCGGGCTCACCCGGCCCGGGGCCGGCAGCTACGCCGGCAAGTACGGCACCTCGATGGCCAGCCCCACGGTGGCGGGCGTCGTCGCCCTCCTCCGCCAGGCCGCCCCCGGCCTGACCCCGGCCCAGGTCAAGAGCCACCTGGTCGCCACGGCCCGGCCGCTGCCCGGGCAGTGCCCGGGCGGCTGCGGCGCGGGCCTGGTGGACCCGGCGGCGGCGGTCTCCCGGGCGACGGTGCAGCAGGGACACACCACGCGGGGCGCCATCGGGCGGCTGCACGAGCGGATCCGCTCGGCCACCGGGGAGCCGCTCTCGCCGGAGGTCTGCGGGCTGCCGCAGGGCGGGTGCTCGCAGGAGTTCGCCCGGGGCGCCATCTACTGGACGGCGGCCACGGGCGCCCACTGGGTGCACGGGGCGGTCCGCGGGGCCTGGAACCGCTCGGGGGGCGTCGGCGGCCACCTCGGCTATCCCCGCTCCGGGGAGCGCGGCGACGGCGCCGGCGGGGTCCACCAGTCGTTCCAGCGGGGCCGGACCGTCTGGAGCCCCGGGACCGGGGCGGCGGTGCTGCGCGGGGCCATCGGGGCGCGCTACGCCGCGACGGGCGGCGAGCGAGGGGTGCTGGGGCACCCGCTGGGCGACGAGCGCGGCGGCCCGGCAGGAGGCGCCCGCCAGGTCTTCGAGCGGGGCAGGATCCTGTGGTCGCCGGCCACGGGGGCGCACGCCGTGCGCGGGGCGATCGGCCGCGCCCACGCCGACCTGGGCGGGGAGGCGGGGCGCCTGGGCTACCCGGTGGGCCCGGAGCGGAGCTCCGGCGGCGCGACCGTCCAGCACTTCCAGGGCGGGACGGTGCTCTACCGCCAGGGCCGGATCACGGTCGCCTCCGGCTGA
- a CDS encoding tryptophan-rich sensory protein yields the protein MFFGKHRTALATVVAAALTAGSADLARRAGQARALLGAALLPYAGWCGSATVLSGRIHRLNARGRGPGVAGDGRGPGQPEATVIRPWR from the coding sequence GTGTTCTTCGGCAAGCACCGCACCGCCCTGGCCACGGTGGTGGCGGCGGCGCTGACGGCCGGCTCCGCCGATCTGGCCCGCCGCGCGGGGCAGGCGCGGGCGCTGCTCGGGGCCGCGCTGCTGCCCTACGCCGGCTGGTGCGGCTCCGCGACCGTCCTCAGCGGCCGCATCCACCGGCTCAACGCCCGAGGCAGGGGCCCCGGGGTCGCAGGGGACGGACGCGGACCGGGTCAGCCGGAGGCGACCGTGATCCGGCCCTGGCGGTAG
- a CDS encoding glycosyltransferase family A protein — MTDSRARTGPPPPPASGPWSPTVSVVVPARDDAAHLARCLRLVVAQTRPPDEIVVVDNASSDSTPEVARAAGARVVLEPRPGIPAAAATGYDAAHGDVVVRCDADTVPGPEWIAGLLAALGSCPEAVAVAGPGRFRGLPPGAGRLLSELYMGLYVLSTASALGHPPLFGTNMAMHRSWWLEVRDRVHRHDPELHDDLDLSFRLAPGRRILYRPGLTVGMSPRALRAGRPAVRRLARAVRTIRVNWAEERPWERWQARLGHRAARSGA, encoded by the coding sequence ATGACGGACAGCAGAGCCCGGACCGGACCGCCCCCGCCCCCCGCCTCCGGGCCCTGGTCCCCCACCGTCTCCGTGGTCGTCCCCGCCCGCGACGACGCCGCGCACCTCGCCCGGTGCCTGCGCCTGGTCGTCGCCCAGACCCGCCCGCCGGACGAGATCGTGGTCGTGGACAACGCCTCCAGCGACAGCACGCCCGAGGTCGCCCGGGCGGCCGGGGCGCGCGTGGTGCTCGAGCCCCGGCCCGGCATCCCCGCCGCCGCGGCCACCGGCTACGACGCAGCCCACGGGGACGTGGTGGTGCGCTGCGACGCCGACACCGTGCCGGGCCCGGAGTGGATCGCCGGGCTGCTCGCCGCGCTGGGGTCCTGCCCCGAGGCGGTGGCCGTCGCCGGGCCGGGCCGCTTCCGGGGCCTGCCTCCCGGGGCGGGCCGGCTGCTCTCCGAGCTCTACATGGGCCTGTACGTGCTCAGCACGGCCTCGGCCCTGGGCCATCCGCCCCTGTTCGGCACCAACATGGCCATGCACCGGTCCTGGTGGCTCGAGGTCCGGGACCGGGTCCACCGCCACGACCCGGAGCTGCACGACGACCTCGACCTCAGCTTCCGCCTGGCCCCGGGGCGACGCATCCTGTACCGGCCCGGCCTCACGGTGGGGATGTCGCCGCGGGCGTTGCGGGCCGGGCGCCCTGCCGTCCGCCGGCTGGCGCGGGCCGTGCGGACGATCCGGGTGAACTGGGCCGAGGAGCGCCCCTGGGAGCGCTGGCAGGCGCGCCTGGGCCACCGTGCCGCCCGGAGCGGCGCATGA
- a CDS encoding MarR family winged helix-turn-helix transcriptional regulator encodes MQADEGTTSTPDGAPPEPSAHRDRRGFDVLFLLQHFSTEAERYADQVRRRYGLAHKDVHALNEVMQANREGRPVRAGDIARRLVLSGSATTTVIKRLVSAGHIVRSIDPRDRREVSLRATEHAYRAGREMFAPMTEEVLAVLEDCGDDEIEVLRRRLPQLTDAVRRAGRRAAEGGPPTAAATTAATATAAATTAATGTAPPALGPSAATG; translated from the coding sequence ATGCAGGCCGACGAGGGCACGACGAGCACGCCCGATGGCGCACCCCCGGAGCCGAGCGCGCACCGGGATCGCAGGGGGTTCGACGTCCTCTTCCTGCTCCAGCACTTCAGCACCGAGGCCGAGCGCTACGCGGACCAGGTCCGGCGCCGCTACGGCCTGGCGCACAAGGACGTCCACGCCCTCAACGAGGTGATGCAGGCCAACCGGGAGGGGCGTCCGGTGCGGGCCGGGGACATCGCCCGCCGGCTCGTGCTCAGCGGGTCGGCGACCACTACGGTCATCAAGCGCCTGGTCTCCGCGGGGCACATCGTGCGCTCGATCGATCCGCGCGACCGCCGCGAGGTGAGCCTGCGGGCCACCGAGCACGCCTACCGGGCCGGCCGTGAGATGTTCGCGCCGATGACCGAGGAGGTCCTGGCGGTGCTGGAGGACTGCGGGGACGACGAGATCGAGGTCCTGCGCCGGCGCCTGCCCCAGCTCACGGACGCCGTGCGCCGGGCCGGTCGGCGCGCCGCGGAGGGCGGGCCCCCGACGGCAGCGGCAACGACAGCGGCAACGGCAACGGCAGCGGCAACGACAGCGGCAACGGGAACGGCTCCGCCGGCACTCGGACCGTCCGCCGCCACGGGCTGA